From one Babesia bovis T2Bo chromosome 3, whole genome shotgun sequence genomic stretch:
- a CDS encoding Der1-like family protein: protein MDGITRSIPYMTKLYITTSVCLMVLCSLDIVSPLNLYMSWTMIFQGEIWRLITCFVYFGSFGMTFFWNLYVLVHYCSSLESITMHNRPADFLWMLIFSATMLLTLSHFFSHSVFYGGSMINILTYIWGRKNPYNRVGIIFLNVPAPYLPWVMLALSHFSGSSLTENIMGIFVGHTYYYFTEVFPTMPITHGIRPLDTPGFLKKLLNQP, encoded by the exons ATGGATGGTATTACAAGGTCAATACCGTACATGactaaattatatataaccacGTCGGTTTGCCTTATGGTTCTTTGTTCTCTGGATATTGTAAGTCCGCTGAATTTATATATGAGTTGGACTATGATATTTCAAGGAGAAATATGGCGGCTTATTACATGTTTCGTGTACTTTGGATCATTTGGGATGACATTTTTTTGGAATCTCTATGTCCTAGTTCATTACTGCAGTTCGCTGGAAAGCATAACTATGCATAATAGGCCAGCCGATTTTCTTTGGATGCTTATATTTTCAGCTACAATGTTGTTG ACACTATCGCATTTCTTTAGTCACAGCGTATTTTACGGAGGCAGCATGATTAACATTCTGACATATATTTGGGGAAGAAAGAATCCCTACAATCGCGTTGGTATTATATTTCTTAACGTGCCAGCTCCATATTTGCCGTG GGTCATGTTGGCACTCTCCCATTTCTCAGGCTCTTCTCTAACGGAAAATATTATGGGAATATTTGTGGGACATACATACTACTATTTTACTGAAGTATTTCCCACCATGCCAATAACACATGGGATTCGCCCCTTAGACACGCCGGGGTTCCT CAAAAAACTCCTCAATCAACCGTAG